One window of Nostoc sp. C052 genomic DNA carries:
- a CDS encoding HAMP domain-containing sensor histidine kinase gives MKQIIKVWINIDPFSLQSRLTIGIASFSALVLGSLATWTSWKMQQILVDSHKYNIEQIAKRLPQDVQIYSEMMQPETGLQKAINNLGNTDTLLWLKSSDNKILVKSANLNLLSDTTVTELMSLTKMPIKAQVYKINQSSFVLCGSSVQVQGKFIGELFVVKDITREQKMFVGMVQNLGITSILAIIILTAAIALYIKRSLQPLRQLNQMTSVISAEDLGQAQLYLDNAPSEVKELAQTLNMLLSRLSQSWEQEREFVSNVSHELRTPLTIVHGYLQSVLRRQSNLTQTQQEALETAASEAERTIRLLQDLLDLARADSGYLYFQMKSYVLNELVEEVVMMAEKYSDRTITIESKIYPIEIKADYSRLKQVLLNLIDNAVKYSEADTQIIFKLNQVQDKAIIQVCDKGYGIPLQHQARIFERFYRVDESRSHTTGGCGLGLSIVKTLIEGMGGSVSVQSKLGEGSIFTISLPTYSSPI, from the coding sequence GCTGGAAAATGCAGCAAATTTTAGTTGATAGTCATAAATATAATATAGAACAAATTGCCAAGCGCTTACCGCAAGATGTGCAAATTTATAGTGAAATGATGCAGCCTGAAACTGGGTTGCAAAAGGCTATTAATAATTTGGGAAATACCGACACATTATTATGGCTAAAAAGTTCTGATAATAAAATTTTAGTAAAATCTGCTAATTTAAATTTATTATCTGATACTACGGTTACTGAGTTAATGTCCCTGACTAAGATGCCGATTAAAGCACAAGTTTACAAAATAAATCAAAGCTCTTTTGTTTTATGTGGTAGTTCTGTGCAAGTGCAGGGGAAGTTTATCGGTGAGTTATTTGTAGTCAAGGATATTACCCGCGAACAGAAAATGTTTGTGGGAATGGTGCAGAATTTAGGTATTACTAGTATTTTGGCAATTATTATTTTAACTGCTGCGATCGCACTTTATATCAAACGTTCTCTGCAACCCCTACGCCAGCTAAATCAAATGACTTCTGTGATTTCTGCTGAAGATTTAGGACAAGCACAGCTATATCTTGATAATGCACCCAGCGAAGTTAAAGAACTAGCTCAAACTTTAAACATGTTGTTATCACGCCTCTCCCAATCATGGGAGCAAGAGCGAGAATTTGTGAGTAATGTTTCTCATGAGCTACGCACACCTTTGACAATTGTACATGGTTATTTGCAAAGCGTCTTACGAAGGCAGAGTAACTTAACCCAAACCCAGCAAGAAGCTTTAGAAACTGCGGCATCAGAAGCTGAACGCACTATCCGCTTGTTGCAAGATTTACTTGATTTGGCACGAGCCGATAGTGGTTATTTATACTTTCAGATGAAATCTTATGTACTCAATGAATTGGTTGAAGAAGTTGTAATGATGGCAGAAAAATATAGCGATCGCACAATTACAATCGAGTCAAAGATTTATCCAATTGAGATTAAAGCAGACTACAGTCGCCTCAAACAAGTGTTATTAAACTTAATTGATAATGCTGTTAAGTATTCTGAAGCTGATACACAGATAATTTTTAAGTTAAATCAGGTTCAAGACAAGGCAATTATTCAAGTTTGTGACAAAGGCTATGGCATTCCTTTACAACACCAAGCACGGATATTTGAGAGGTTTTACCGTGTAGATGAATCTCGCTCTCATACTACTGGGGGTTGTGGTTTGGGTTTATCGATTGTCAAAACACTTATAGAAGGGATGGGGGGTAGTGTCAGCGTGCAATCTAAATTAGGGGAAGGTAGTATATTTACAATCAGTTTACCTACATATAGCAGTCCGATCTGA
- a CDS encoding TetR/AcrR family transcriptional regulator: MRIFNSSPPSEAQTRTRILEAAQRLFASQGFDGTTTRDLAQQAGVAEGTLFRHFPNKKAILVEVATSGWVEILTDLLTELSEMGSYKAVAQVMRRRMWNFQKNADLMRVCFMEVQFHPDLRDRIQLEVITKMTDVGEAFFQTAMDKGIYRQGDAKLVAKVFLGMFAIAGFSNNTLIEPDASPQQMQEMAEGLADIFLNGVLAKE, encoded by the coding sequence ATGCGAATTTTTAATTCTTCCCCACCTTCAGAAGCTCAGACGCGCACCCGAATTTTAGAGGCTGCACAACGGTTGTTTGCCTCTCAAGGATTTGATGGTACTACCACCCGCGATTTAGCACAACAAGCAGGTGTAGCTGAAGGCACTCTATTTCGTCATTTTCCCAATAAAAAAGCAATTTTGGTGGAAGTAGCCACAAGTGGCTGGGTAGAGATTCTTACAGATTTGCTCACAGAGTTAAGTGAAATGGGCAGCTATAAAGCCGTAGCGCAGGTGATGCGCCGCCGGATGTGGAATTTCCAAAAAAATGCCGATTTGATGCGTGTTTGTTTTATGGAGGTGCAGTTTCACCCCGATTTACGCGATCGCATTCAATTAGAAGTCATTACCAAAATGACTGATGTGGGCGAAGCATTCTTTCAAACAGCAATGGATAAAGGCATTTATCGTCAAGGGGACGCCAAGCTAGTTGCAAAAGTTTTCTTAGGAATGTTTGCGATCGCAGGTTTTTCTAACAACACCCTCATCGAGCCTGACGCGTCCCCTCAACAAATGCAGGAAATGGCCGAAGGACTTGCTGATATTTTCCTGAATGGTGTTTTAGCTAAAGAGTAG
- a CDS encoding DUF4332 domain-containing protein: MSAKQKDVRSLIQSRDWPIEQLPGLSHEEQSQLQNCGISSTVALFKQGKTLESRLALANKLQIHLQYVNKWMALADLARIPSVGTQYCGLLLHAGIGSVVQLAQTPTHRLHQQIMRLQVATMQRRDLCPAIELVQQWSQQAKTLGTGG; encoded by the coding sequence ATGTCTGCTAAACAAAAAGATGTTAGAAGTCTTATCCAATCTCGTGATTGGCCAATTGAGCAATTACCTGGACTGAGCCACGAAGAACAATCTCAACTGCAAAATTGTGGAATTAGCAGCACAGTAGCGCTATTCAAACAAGGTAAAACTCTAGAGTCAAGACTAGCGTTAGCAAATAAACTACAAATTCATCTTCAGTATGTAAATAAATGGATGGCTTTAGCTGACTTGGCGCGTATTCCCAGCGTCGGGACACAATATTGTGGTTTATTGCTTCATGCGGGTATTGGTTCTGTGGTGCAGTTAGCTCAAACTCCCACTCACAGATTGCACCAACAAATTATGCGTTTGCAAGTAGCCACAATGCAGCGCCGAGATTTGTGTCCAGCAATTGAGCTAGTACAGCAGTGGAGTCAGCAAGCGAAAACATTAGGGACTGGGGGATAA
- a CDS encoding CopG family transcriptional regulator, translating to MKKKWAVKRLTVNLTTEEMKKLECYCALTGRPATDVIRELLRSLEVDNAENSEKETADSTITVGS from the coding sequence ATGAAAAAAAAATGGGCTGTTAAACGACTGACAGTAAATCTCACAACCGAGGAAATGAAGAAACTTGAATGCTACTGTGCTTTGACAGGAAGGCCAGCAACAGATGTCATTCGAGAACTACTCCGAAGTCTTGAGGTTGACAATGCGGAAAATTCTGAAAAGGAAACAGCAGATTCAACAATAACTGTTGGCAGTTAG
- a CDS encoding aminopeptidase P family protein, which produces MLIPQTSTSLIETLRRRRQQLANLIDFPVILWSGSNNPRNFPANSFPFRASSHFLYFAGLPLSKAAIRLEAGKLELFIDDPSPSSALWHGETPTREEIAEKIGADVAGPMAELESWVENAATLAAQDAATWTQQSQILNKWVLPQSPPQGIDLELAKAIVSLRLIHDDAALTELRKAAAVTVEAHKAGMAATPKAKLEAEVRAAMEGVIIAHNMTTSYNSIVTVHGEVLHNEHYHHSLQPGDLLLADVGAETEMGWAGDVTRTWPVSGKFSSTQRDIYNVVLAAHDACIAKIQPGVEYGDIHLLAATAIAEGLVELGILQGNPQDLVEIDAHALFFPHGIGHLLGLDVHDMEDLGDLAGYEEGRSRSDRFGLSYLRLNRPLRPGMLVTIEPGFYQVPAILNDANVRSKYQSVVNWQRLSEFADVRGIRIEDDVLVTTEGSEVLTAALPNNADAVENLVNG; this is translated from the coding sequence ATGCTTATCCCACAAACTTCTACTTCCCTCATCGAGACTTTACGCCGCCGCCGCCAACAATTAGCCAATCTCATTGATTTTCCAGTAATTCTGTGGTCAGGTAGCAACAATCCGCGCAACTTTCCGGCAAATTCCTTTCCGTTTCGTGCTAGCAGTCATTTCCTCTATTTTGCCGGACTGCCATTATCAAAGGCGGCAATTCGTTTAGAAGCAGGCAAGCTAGAATTATTCATCGACGATCCGTCACCCAGCAGCGCCCTTTGGCATGGAGAAACGCCAACGCGCGAGGAAATAGCCGAGAAGATTGGGGCGGATGTGGCAGGGCCAATGGCAGAATTAGAGTCTTGGGTAGAAAATGCCGCTACACTTGCTGCCCAAGATGCAGCGACTTGGACGCAGCAATCACAGATATTAAATAAATGGGTTTTACCACAAAGTCCTCCCCAAGGAATTGACTTGGAGTTAGCTAAGGCGATCGTTTCTCTCCGCCTGATCCATGATGATGCGGCATTAACCGAGTTGCGAAAAGCTGCTGCTGTGACTGTAGAAGCCCACAAAGCTGGGATGGCTGCAACACCCAAAGCCAAACTAGAAGCAGAAGTTCGGGCAGCGATGGAAGGGGTAATTATTGCTCACAATATGACTACCTCTTACAACAGTATTGTCACTGTTCACGGTGAAGTTTTGCATAACGAGCATTATCATCATAGTTTGCAACCAGGTGATTTACTACTTGCCGATGTTGGCGCTGAAACCGAGATGGGTTGGGCAGGTGATGTAACTCGCACGTGGCCAGTTTCAGGTAAGTTTTCATCTACCCAAAGAGATATTTATAATGTGGTGTTGGCAGCCCATGATGCCTGCATTGCCAAAATACAGCCTGGTGTAGAGTATGGGGATATTCATTTACTAGCAGCTACAGCGATCGCAGAAGGTTTAGTAGAGTTAGGTATTTTACAAGGAAATCCCCAAGATTTAGTAGAAATCGATGCCCACGCGCTGTTTTTCCCTCATGGTATCGGTCATCTACTGGGTTTAGATGTCCATGATATGGAAGATTTAGGCGATTTAGCAGGGTATGAAGAGGGACGTTCGAGGAGCGATCGCTTTGGCTTAAGCTACCTCCGTTTAAATCGTCCCCTGCGTCCAGGAATGTTAGTCACAATTGAGCCTGGTTTTTATCAAGTACCAGCAATTTTAAATGATGCCAACGTCCGTTCAAAATATCAGAGTGTGGTGAATTGGCAGCGTTTATCTGAATTTGCCGATGTCCGCGGAATTCGCATTGAAGATGATGTTTTAGTTACTACAGAAGGCAGCGAAGTTTTAACAGCCGCATTACCAAACAATGCCGATGCTGTGGAAAATCTAGTCAATGGCTGA
- a CDS encoding Uma2 family endonuclease, with amino-acid sequence MLLELKRIHVPPGQRVLLRDVTWQELEAILEDLGEHRAARIAYDRGILEIMAPLPEHEFDKEIISDLVKALLEELSTEFISLGSTTFKNQAMAQGIEPDQCFYIKNESKIRGKKRLDLAVDPPPDLALEIDITSRTHPNIYEALKVPELWRFDRGKLQINVLQDGHYVESQQSLNFPLFSLIEAIPQHLEQSTIAGRNATLKAFRIWVQKQIQQQ; translated from the coding sequence ATGTTGTTGGAATTAAAGCGCATCCATGTTCCACCAGGACAAAGAGTGCTGCTACGAGATGTAACCTGGCAAGAATTAGAAGCAATTCTAGAGGATTTAGGAGAACACCGAGCAGCACGAATTGCTTATGATCGGGGAATACTGGAAATTATGGCACCACTGCCAGAACATGAATTTGACAAAGAAATTATTAGCGATTTAGTCAAAGCTCTTTTGGAAGAGTTGAGTACTGAGTTCATCAGCCTTGGTTCTACCACTTTCAAAAACCAAGCGATGGCTCAAGGTATAGAACCCGATCAGTGTTTCTATATCAAAAATGAATCTAAGATTCGCGGCAAGAAGCGGCTAGATTTAGCAGTAGATCCTCCTCCAGATTTAGCTCTAGAAATTGATATTACTTCTCGCACTCATCCTAATATTTATGAAGCGCTAAAAGTGCCTGAACTTTGGCGTTTCGATCGAGGAAAGCTCCAAATTAATGTTTTGCAAGACGGACATTATGTAGAATCTCAGCAAAGCCTAAATTTTCCTCTATTCTCACTAATTGAAGCAATTCCCCAACATTTAGAGCAAAGTACAATAGCAGGTAGAAATGCAACCCTTAAAGCTTTTCGGATTTGGGTACAAAAGCAAATACAACAGCAATAA
- a CDS encoding response regulator transcription factor yields the protein MTAHILLVEDEVKLARFVELELSSEGYKVSVAHDGIAGLTLARDSSPDLAILDWMLPGLTGLEICRRLRATGSTVPVILLTAKDEVSDRVAGLDAGADDYVVKPFSIEELLARIRAHLRRTQETDEDLLRFEDLSLNRRTREVFREKRSIELTAKEFDLLEYLLSHPRQVFTRDQILEKVWGYDFMGDSNIIEVYIRYLRLKLEENNEKRLIHTVRGVGYALRE from the coding sequence ATGACAGCACATATCCTTTTGGTGGAAGATGAAGTCAAACTGGCGCGATTTGTCGAATTAGAACTTAGTAGCGAAGGATACAAAGTTAGCGTAGCCCATGATGGTATTGCTGGTTTAACCTTAGCCAGAGACTCATCACCAGATTTAGCGATTCTGGATTGGATGCTTCCAGGCTTGACAGGTTTGGAAATTTGTCGCCGTTTGCGAGCAACAGGGAGTACAGTACCAGTGATTTTGTTGACAGCAAAAGATGAAGTGAGCGATCGCGTGGCAGGATTAGATGCAGGAGCCGATGATTATGTTGTTAAACCTTTCAGCATTGAGGAACTACTAGCTAGAATTCGCGCCCATCTCCGCCGCACCCAAGAAACAGACGAGGATTTGTTGCGATTTGAAGATTTAAGCTTAAATCGCCGCACCCGTGAAGTATTTCGGGAGAAACGAAGCATTGAGTTAACAGCAAAAGAGTTTGACTTATTAGAATATCTCCTTTCACATCCCCGTCAAGTGTTTACTAGAGATCAAATTTTAGAGAAAGTTTGGGGTTACGATTTTATGGGTGATTCTAATATTATTGAGGTTTATATTCGTTATCTGCGACTCAAGTTGGAAGAAAATAATGAAAAGCGTTTGATTCATACAGTCCGTGGTGTAGGCTATGCACTACGGGAATAA
- a CDS encoding PhzF family phenazine biosynthesis protein — protein MGQIITQVDAFTNTPFAGNPAAVCVLPTPQNEGWMQNVAQEMNLSETAFLVKQDDGFNLRWFTPTVEVPLCGHATLASAHVLWSEGHLLLDEIARFYTKSGVLIAKLQGEWIELDFPVNHSQAAIAPPELSEALGVRSKSVFQNSLGYLVELESEELVRQVQPNFQLLKTLSIGDVIVTSTANSDSEYDFVSRFFAPKLGINEDPVTGAAHCCLAAFWRDRLHKNEFLAYQASSRGGVVKVYYDGGDRVFLSGQAVTVLRGELITA, from the coding sequence ATGGGACAAATTATTACTCAAGTTGATGCTTTTACCAATACACCTTTTGCAGGTAATCCTGCTGCTGTCTGTGTTTTGCCTACTCCCCAAAATGAAGGCTGGATGCAGAACGTGGCCCAAGAGATGAATTTATCTGAGACGGCTTTTCTTGTCAAACAGGATGATGGTTTCAATTTGCGTTGGTTTACACCCACGGTAGAAGTACCGCTTTGTGGTCATGCAACTTTAGCTAGCGCCCATGTACTTTGGTCAGAAGGACATTTATTACTTGATGAAATTGCGCGTTTTTATACCAAAAGTGGAGTGCTGATTGCAAAGTTGCAAGGTGAGTGGATTGAATTAGATTTTCCTGTGAATCACTCACAAGCAGCGATCGCACCTCCAGAACTTAGTGAAGCTTTGGGTGTACGATCCAAATCTGTCTTCCAAAATTCCCTCGGCTATTTAGTGGAATTAGAATCTGAAGAATTAGTACGACAAGTACAGCCAAATTTCCAACTCCTGAAAACGTTGTCTATTGGTGATGTAATCGTCACTAGCACCGCCAATTCTGATTCCGAATACGATTTCGTCTCGCGCTTCTTTGCACCGAAATTAGGTATTAATGAAGACCCAGTGACTGGGGCGGCTCATTGTTGCCTTGCTGCCTTCTGGCGCGATCGCTTGCACAAAAATGAGTTTTTGGCTTATCAGGCATCTAGTCGCGGTGGTGTGGTGAAAGTATATTATGACGGAGGCGATCGCGTCTTTCTCTCTGGACAAGCGGTAACTGTACTGCGAGGCGAGTTAATTACCGCATGA
- a CDS encoding pitrilysin family protein, which yields MSQSSRSILDFKLRILDWSDRVSVILRRLAIALLTWIIFSWGLLPEVALAQTQTAPPPQETKTQTPPVQSSIQPYLDRVIKQLTEFRLDNGLKFIVLERHQAPVVSFLTYANVGGVDEADGKTGVAHFLEHLAFKGTTRIGTQDYKKEKPLLEALEQLNAQIKTAKADGKKAEVARLETEFKQVESQAAKLVKQNELGQIVEQAGGVGLNANTSTEATRYFYSFPANKLELWMSLESERFLDPVIRREFYKEKDVILEERRMRVENSPIGLMVEKFIDTAYKVHPYRRPVIGYDEDIRNLTPEDVQNFFDTHYVPSNLTIAIVGDVNPAQVKKLAQTYFGRFQAKTKAVEKIPVEPPQKQTQEVTLQLSSQPWYLEGYHRPAITHPDNAVYEIIGSLLSDGRTSRLYKSLVEKQRLALSAQGYSGFPGDKYPNLIFFYALTAPGHTVDELAVALRQEIDKLKTEPVATADLERVKTQARASLLRTLDSNMGMAQQLLEYEVKTGSWRNLFKQLDDIAAVTTTDIERVAKETFTPENRTIGKLLSKEA from the coding sequence ATGAGCCAGAGCAGTCGGTCAATTTTGGATTTTAAATTGAGGATTTTGGATTGGTCAGATCGAGTATCTGTCATATTGCGGCGGTTGGCGATCGCTTTGTTGACTTGGATCATCTTCTCGTGGGGATTGCTACCAGAAGTTGCTCTAGCTCAAACTCAGACAGCACCCCCTCCTCAAGAAACCAAAACTCAAACCCCGCCAGTTCAAAGTTCGATCCAACCTTATCTAGATCGAGTCATCAAGCAGTTAACGGAGTTTCGCCTCGACAATGGTTTGAAATTCATCGTCTTGGAACGGCATCAAGCGCCTGTGGTTTCTTTTCTTACATACGCAAATGTTGGTGGTGTCGATGAGGCCGATGGCAAAACAGGTGTAGCTCACTTTTTGGAACATTTGGCATTCAAAGGTACAACGCGCATTGGTACACAAGACTACAAAAAAGAAAAACCGCTACTAGAAGCCTTAGAGCAATTAAATGCCCAAATTAAAACCGCGAAAGCCGATGGCAAAAAAGCTGAGGTTGCTCGGTTAGAAACTGAGTTTAAGCAAGTGGAATCGCAAGCAGCCAAGCTAGTCAAGCAAAACGAATTGGGTCAAATTGTCGAACAAGCGGGAGGCGTAGGTTTAAATGCCAATACTTCTACTGAAGCCACTCGTTATTTTTATAGCTTTCCTGCCAATAAGCTAGAACTTTGGATGTCGCTGGAGTCGGAGCGATTTCTCGATCCGGTAATTCGTCGTGAATTTTATAAAGAGAAAGATGTAATTTTAGAAGAACGACGGATGCGGGTGGAAAATTCACCCATTGGCTTGATGGTGGAAAAGTTTATCGATACGGCTTACAAAGTTCATCCCTACAGGCGTCCGGTGATTGGTTATGACGAAGATATTCGCAATCTGACACCAGAAGATGTCCAGAATTTTTTTGATACTCACTATGTACCAAGTAATTTGACTATTGCCATTGTCGGAGATGTCAATCCCGCTCAAGTGAAAAAACTGGCGCAAACTTATTTTGGCCGCTTTCAAGCAAAAACCAAAGCTGTAGAAAAAATTCCGGTGGAACCGCCACAAAAACAAACACAGGAAGTTACTTTACAGCTATCTTCTCAACCCTGGTATTTAGAAGGTTATCACCGTCCGGCGATTACTCATCCAGATAATGCAGTCTATGAAATTATTGGCAGTTTATTAAGTGATGGACGCACGTCACGGCTATATAAGTCTTTGGTAGAAAAGCAGCGTTTGGCGCTAAGTGCCCAAGGTTATAGCGGATTTCCTGGAGATAAGTACCCAAACCTGATATTTTTCTATGCTCTCACGGCTCCTGGTCATACAGTTGATGAGTTGGCGGTGGCTTTGCGGCAAGAAATTGACAAATTAAAAACTGAGCCTGTAGCGACGGCTGATTTAGAACGGGTGAAAACCCAAGCACGGGCAAGTTTGTTACGTACCCTCGATTCTAATATGGGGATGGCTCAACAATTGTTGGAATATGAGGTGAAAACTGGCTCTTGGCGGAATTTGTTTAAGCAGTTGGATGATATTGCAGCTGTGACGACGACTGATATTGAGCGGGTGGCAAAGGAGACGTTTACGCCAGAAAATCGCACGATTGGGAAGTTGTTGTCGAAAGAAGCTTAA
- a CDS encoding M16 family metallopeptidase, giving the protein MALKIKNGKGIIYALVAVFACLLLTCNFSLAATTEAKHYTDLQLPPLPEIKLPKYERFVLQNGLVVYLMEDHELPLVNGTAFVRTGNRLEPPEKVGLAGFTGAVMRTGGTKQHSADELNEILEQRAASVEASIGEASGGASFDALSEDLETVFGLFAEVLRSPVFAQEKLDLAKTQAKGGIARRNDNPDGIANREFKKLIYGKDSPYSRTIEYATVDKVEREDLLKFYQQYFHPNNIILGIVGDFDSKKMRSLIQAKFGDWQRNPGIAKPTLPKVLAANTGGVFFVNQPQLTQSSVLLGHLGGRFDNPDYAALDVLNGVLNGFGGRLFNELRSRQGLAYSVYGQWSPRYDYPGIFVAGGQTRSDATVQFVKALQAEIKRTQTQRVTAKELAYAKESTLNSFVFNFQDPSQTLSRLMRYEYYGYPADFLFRYQKAVAATTAADVQRVAREYLKPEKIVTLVVGNQSAIQPPLTQLAAKVTPIDVTIPGSQPQAKN; this is encoded by the coding sequence ATGGCGTTGAAAATCAAAAATGGGAAGGGGATAATTTATGCTTTGGTTGCTGTTTTTGCGTGTTTACTTTTAACTTGTAATTTTTCTTTGGCGGCGACGACTGAGGCAAAGCATTATACAGACTTGCAACTACCACCGCTACCTGAGATTAAGTTACCTAAGTATGAACGGTTTGTGCTGCAAAATGGCTTGGTTGTCTATTTGATGGAGGATCATGAGTTACCGTTGGTGAATGGAACGGCTTTTGTACGCACAGGGAATCGCTTAGAACCACCGGAGAAAGTTGGGTTGGCTGGTTTTACAGGCGCGGTAATGCGAACTGGAGGAACTAAGCAGCATTCGGCTGATGAACTCAACGAAATATTAGAACAACGAGCGGCATCTGTAGAAGCTAGTATTGGTGAAGCTTCTGGTGGTGCTAGCTTTGACGCACTCAGCGAAGATTTAGAAACGGTGTTTGGGCTGTTTGCCGAGGTGCTGCGATCGCCTGTATTTGCTCAAGAAAAGCTAGACTTAGCTAAGACACAAGCCAAGGGTGGCATTGCTCGTCGTAATGACAATCCAGATGGGATTGCTAATCGAGAATTTAAAAAATTGATCTATGGCAAAGATAGCCCATACTCTCGCACTATCGAGTATGCAACGGTTGATAAGGTTGAGCGTGAGGATTTGCTCAAGTTTTATCAACAATATTTTCACCCCAATAATATAATTTTGGGGATTGTGGGCGATTTTGATAGTAAGAAAATGCGATCGCTCATTCAAGCTAAGTTTGGTGATTGGCAGCGGAATCCAGGTATTGCTAAACCCACATTACCAAAGGTTTTAGCAGCTAATACAGGTGGAGTCTTTTTTGTCAATCAGCCACAACTGACGCAAAGTAGTGTGCTTCTGGGACATTTAGGCGGACGTTTCGACAATCCCGATTATGCGGCACTTGATGTATTAAATGGGGTGTTAAATGGATTTGGTGGACGCTTATTTAATGAATTGCGATCGCGTCAAGGTTTAGCATACTCTGTCTACGGGCAGTGGAGTCCCCGCTACGATTATCCTGGCATCTTTGTTGCTGGTGGACAAACGCGATCGGATGCTACCGTCCAGTTTGTCAAAGCTTTACAAGCTGAAATCAAACGCACCCAAACTCAAAGAGTGACTGCAAAAGAACTCGCTTATGCCAAAGAGTCTACACTTAACTCCTTTGTATTCAACTTTCAAGACCCCAGCCAAACCTTATCACGGTTGATGCGATACGAATATTACGGCTATCCTGCTGATTTTCTCTTTCGCTATCAAAAAGCCGTCGCCGCCACCACGGCTGCTGATGTGCAACGGGTAGCACGAGAATACCTCAAGCCAGAAAAAATTGTGACTTTAGTAGTGGGGAATCAAAGCGCCATTCAACCACCGTTGACACAGCTAGCTGCAAAGGTGACACCAATAGATGTCACGATTCCTGGTTCGCAGCCACAGGCGAAGAATTAA